In a genomic window of Nostoc sp. UHCC 0870:
- a CDS encoding ABC transporter ATP-binding protein — translation MKGLSTKGLSLAYDGAPIIRDLNLSIPTGQISALVGANGCGKSTLLRGLARLLKPYGGTVYLDGQSIFNLSTKDVAKQLGILPQGPVAPEGLTVRDLVAQGRYPYQNWLQQWSEKDEKIVQQALEITSLLELDDRGLDTLSGGQRQRAWIAMALAQDTDILLLDEPTTFLDLAHQIEVLDLLYELNQHQGRTIVMVLHDLNQACRYADYLVVVKQGRIFTAGEPQQVMTEEMVHEVFGLECRVVADPVVGTPMCIPIGRKGERKLQAKSSLL, via the coding sequence ATGAAAGGATTATCAACCAAAGGTCTGTCTTTAGCTTACGATGGTGCGCCAATTATTCGTGACCTGAATTTGTCGATTCCCACAGGACAAATTAGTGCTTTAGTAGGTGCAAATGGTTGTGGTAAATCAACTTTATTACGAGGTCTAGCTAGACTTCTTAAACCCTATGGCGGTACAGTTTATCTTGATGGGCAATCTATTTTTAATCTTTCTACTAAGGATGTAGCGAAGCAATTAGGGATATTACCGCAAGGGCCAGTTGCACCGGAAGGATTAACAGTCAGAGACTTGGTAGCACAAGGACGCTATCCTTATCAAAATTGGTTGCAGCAGTGGTCAGAAAAAGATGAAAAAATTGTCCAACAGGCACTAGAAATTACAAGTTTATTAGAGTTGGATGATAGAGGATTAGATACTTTATCTGGTGGACAAAGACAACGTGCTTGGATTGCAATGGCATTAGCACAAGATACAGATATTTTACTGTTAGATGAACCGACTACTTTTTTGGATTTGGCACATCAGATAGAAGTTTTAGATTTGTTATATGAATTGAACCAACATCAGGGACGGACTATTGTCATGGTGTTGCATGATTTAAATCAGGCTTGTCGTTATGCAGATTATCTGGTTGTTGTGAAACAAGGCCGGATTTTTACGGCTGGAGAACCCCAGCAGGTAATGACTGAAGAGATGGTACACGAGGTTTTTGGCTTAGAGTGTCGTGTTGTGGCTGACCCAGTTGTGGGGACACCAATGTGTATTCCCATAGGTCGCAAGGGAGAAAGGAAACTGCAAGCTAAATCTTCTCTTTTGTAA
- a CDS encoding DUF4351 domain-containing protein, whose product MSEERERADNDSPWKEILEAYFPQAMQFFFPQTAALINWERPHEFLDKEFQQIAREAEQGRRYADKLVKVWQLQGEEIWLLIHVEIQAKPEDDFAERMFSYNLRIFDKFGQPAISLAILCDADLTWRPNQYSYNYPDCALLFRFGSIKLLDYQNRWAELEASDNPFATVVMAHLKTQQTTKQPGERKAWKFSLIRRLYAQGLQERDIRNLYRFIDWVMILPKALEAEFWQEFKQFEQERTMSYITTGERIGYERGKEEGKQEGEQAIVLRLLQKRVGDLPAEVREQIQSLSLEQLETLGEALLDFSAIADLLNWLQAN is encoded by the coding sequence ATGAGCGAGGAAAGAGAGAGAGCCGATAATGATTCACCGTGGAAAGAAATTTTAGAAGCCTACTTTCCCCAAGCAATGCAGTTTTTCTTCCCCCAAACAGCCGCACTAATTAACTGGGAACGTCCCCATGAATTTCTCGACAAGGAATTTCAACAAATAGCAAGGGAAGCCGAACAGGGTAGAAGATACGCCGATAAATTAGTCAAAGTGTGGCAACTTCAAGGAGAGGAAATTTGGTTATTGATTCATGTAGAAATCCAAGCCAAACCAGAAGATGACTTTGCCGAAAGGATGTTTTCTTATAACCTGCGAATCTTTGACAAATTTGGTCAACCCGCCATCAGTCTAGCAATTTTGTGTGATGCTGACTTAACTTGGCGACCAAATCAATACAGTTACAATTATCCTGATTGTGCTTTGCTCTTTAGATTTGGTAGTATCAAGCTACTCGATTATCAAAATCGATGGGCAGAATTAGAAGCCAGCGATAATCCTTTTGCTACGGTGGTAATGGCACATTTAAAGACACAGCAAACCACTAAGCAACCAGGAGAACGCAAAGCATGGAAATTTAGCTTAATTCGGCGACTGTACGCACAAGGGCTACAAGAAAGGGATATTCGTAACCTTTATCGTTTTATTGATTGGGTTATGATTTTACCAAAAGCGTTAGAAGCAGAATTTTGGCAAGAGTTTAAACAATTTGAGCAGGAGCGTACTATGAGTTACATTACCACAGGTGAGCGCATTGGCTACGAGCGTGGCAAGGAAGAAGGGAAACAAGAAGGTGAGCAAGCTATTGTACTACGGTTACTGCAAAAACGGGTGGGAGATTTACCCGCAGAAGTTCGGGAACAGATTCAAAGTCTTTCTCTAGAACAGTTGGAAACACTGGGTGAAGCTTTATTAGATTTTAGTGCGATCGCTGACCTGCTCAACTGGCTACAAGCAAATTAA
- a CDS encoding helix-turn-helix transcriptional regulator yields the protein MLEILTKEQYDEVVEASLKILQAVDSSKSFDFVEKWESNFTRSSYQEMQLRPGLSLEIFDKTQYRQVNIQNNHDDEYPLIAKFYLEGNHSVICPGIAGVQEKYQETAGNNYLFYLPDIEEIEQYFAGDRYYIIRIIFDINFLRNFVTGFTSVPKQLQPLLESDHPPRFHLPVGKITPTMQTVLSHLLNAPYQGMVQRIYLESKVLELLALQLAQILEAEENRKTIVNLKAPDIQRIHHAKEILISQYDNPPTLLDLAKIVGVNDNKLKLGFREVFGTTVFGYLHNYRMEMAQMLLQEGQQNVAEVASHVGYSNPGHFAAAFKRKFGISPKVCKLGRKTA from the coding sequence ATGTTGGAAATTCTGACGAAAGAACAATACGATGAAGTTGTAGAAGCAAGTTTGAAGATATTACAGGCTGTAGATTCTAGTAAATCCTTCGACTTTGTAGAGAAATGGGAAAGTAACTTTACTCGTAGTTCTTATCAGGAAATGCAGCTACGCCCAGGATTATCTCTAGAAATTTTTGATAAAACTCAATATCGTCAAGTAAATATTCAGAATAATCATGATGATGAATATCCACTGATCGCAAAATTTTATCTAGAGGGAAATCATAGTGTAATTTGTCCTGGTATTGCAGGAGTGCAAGAAAAATATCAAGAAACAGCAGGAAATAATTATTTATTTTATTTACCAGATATAGAAGAAATAGAGCAATATTTTGCAGGCGATCGCTATTATATAATCAGAATTATTTTTGACATCAATTTCCTCAGAAATTTTGTTACTGGGTTTACATCTGTACCCAAACAATTGCAACCTTTACTAGAAAGTGATCATCCACCGCGTTTTCATCTACCAGTGGGGAAAATTACACCCACAATGCAAACTGTATTATCACATCTGTTGAATGCACCCTATCAAGGCATGGTGCAACGAATTTATCTAGAAAGCAAGGTGCTGGAACTTCTAGCTTTACAGTTAGCGCAAATACTAGAAGCTGAAGAAAATAGAAAAACTATAGTTAATCTTAAAGCACCTGATATTCAAAGAATTCACCACGCCAAAGAAATTTTAATTAGTCAATATGATAACCCTCCTACACTGCTGGATTTAGCAAAAATAGTAGGTGTCAATGACAATAAATTAAAATTAGGATTTCGGGAAGTGTTTGGTACAACCGTCTTTGGCTACCTACACAACTACCGCATGGAAATGGCGCAAATGCTATTACAAGAAGGTCAGCAAAATGTAGCAGAGGTAGCCTCTCATGTTGGATATTCTAACCCTGGTCATTTTGCAGCCGCATTTAAGCGCAAATTTGGTATTAGTCCAAAAGTTTGTAAATTAGGAAGGAAAACGGCTTAA
- a CDS encoding ABC transporter substrate-binding protein, which yields MNTWFKYIKLLLLSVCTFLLVTGCNSNISELLSNQSTSNITTNCRVINHEAGKTQICGQPKKVVALSPPVLDMMLALGVQPAGYAEVDLLNSKVFDRPKEQIPYLGDRITSQPINVGDRGNPSLESLLQLKPDLILGEAAYNESEYQILNKIAPTILINHRDGITPAWQQTISIIAQALGREDKVPAVIAEYEQKLSQAKTAIAPIAQHQELLLLAFRGITLTSFTFGAETFAGKLLQDLGFKLISPESTEYEVALEVLPKFKSDLIVVMPSGNNNIENAKRQWSQNPILQSISATNTNRIYFIDYQLASRIRGPIAAEFFVNQVRQLLTSYP from the coding sequence ATGAATACTTGGTTTAAGTATATAAAATTATTGCTGCTATCAGTTTGTACTTTTTTGCTAGTGACAGGCTGTAACAGTAACATATCAGAATTACTTAGTAATCAGTCTACCAGCAATATAACTACAAATTGCCGTGTAATTAATCATGAAGCAGGTAAAACGCAGATTTGCGGACAGCCTAAAAAAGTTGTGGCTCTGAGTCCGCCTGTGTTAGATATGATGCTTGCTTTGGGTGTGCAACCTGCGGGTTATGCGGAAGTAGACTTGCTCAATAGTAAAGTATTTGATCGACCTAAAGAGCAAATTCCCTACCTTGGCGATCGCATTACCAGCCAACCGATCAATGTAGGCGATCGCGGTAATCCTTCTTTAGAAAGTTTATTGCAACTGAAGCCAGATTTGATTTTAGGTGAAGCCGCTTATAACGAAAGTGAATACCAAATTTTAAACAAAATTGCACCGACAATTTTAATTAATCATCGAGATGGTATCACTCCAGCTTGGCAACAAACAATCTCAATTATTGCTCAGGCTTTAGGACGAGAAGACAAAGTACCAGCAGTTATAGCAGAGTATGAACAGAAATTATCTCAAGCCAAAACTGCGATCGCTCCTATCGCTCAACACCAGGAACTATTGCTGTTAGCATTTAGGGGAATTACTCTCACCTCATTTACCTTTGGAGCAGAAACCTTTGCTGGTAAACTATTACAAGATTTAGGATTTAAGCTTATTAGTCCTGAATCCACAGAATATGAAGTGGCATTGGAAGTATTACCCAAATTTAAGTCTGACTTAATTGTGGTCATGCCTTCAGGAAATAACAACATAGAAAACGCCAAGCGTCAATGGAGTCAAAATCCGATTTTACAGTCTATATCTGCTACCAATACAAATCGAATTTACTTCATTGACTACCAACTAGCAAGCCGCATTCGCGGGCCGATCGCTGCGGAGTTTTTTGTTAATCAAGTCCGTCAATTACTGACATCCTATCCTTAA
- a CDS encoding FecCD family ABC transporter permease translates to MKVDWLVIRSEAISFRIDRRVPLMLLCLAVVIAIAMVINVGRGEYPISPLDIIKTVFGIDTGNPDHAFVIHNLRLPRTLVAFMVGVALAISGTIFQGLTRNPLADPGIIGINAGASLAAVTVIILFPAAPIYTLPLSAFAGALLMAVLIYSLAWNNGSSPILLILMGVGLSAIASAFTSLMITFGEIYSVSDALVWLAGSVYGRTWEQVFSFLPWLIVFVPMALTLARHLNALNLGDDVAKGLGSRVEWQRGLLVLVGVALAGAGVATAGMIGFVGLIAPHLGRQLVGTNHEGLIPTSALLGGVIVVAADLLGRTLFAPIEIPCGVVTAAIGAPYFLYLLIRNRKK, encoded by the coding sequence ATGAAGGTAGATTGGCTCGTCATCCGTTCCGAGGCGATATCTTTTCGCATAGACCGACGCGTACCACTGATGCTGCTTTGTTTGGCAGTAGTAATTGCGATCGCGATGGTGATTAATGTGGGTAGGGGTGAGTATCCTATCTCACCTTTAGATATCATCAAAACTGTATTTGGTATAGATACAGGCAATCCAGACCATGCTTTTGTGATTCACAATCTGCGTCTACCTCGTACCCTTGTCGCTTTTATGGTGGGGGTAGCACTGGCAATTTCTGGTACTATCTTTCAAGGGCTAACACGTAACCCCTTAGCTGACCCTGGGATTATTGGCATTAATGCCGGCGCGAGTCTTGCAGCAGTGACAGTTATTATTTTATTTCCTGCCGCACCCATTTACACCTTGCCTCTATCAGCCTTTGCTGGGGCTTTATTGATGGCTGTGCTGATTTACTCCCTAGCTTGGAATAATGGTAGTTCACCCATTTTGTTAATTTTAATGGGTGTGGGGTTGTCTGCGATCGCCAGCGCATTTACCAGCTTGATGATTACCTTTGGCGAAATCTACAGTGTCAGTGATGCCCTTGTATGGTTGGCTGGTAGTGTCTACGGACGCACCTGGGAACAAGTCTTTTCCTTCTTACCTTGGTTAATTGTATTCGTACCGATGGCGTTGACATTGGCAAGACATTTGAACGCCTTAAATTTAGGAGATGATGTTGCCAAAGGTTTAGGTAGCCGGGTGGAATGGCAACGTGGTTTACTCGTGCTAGTGGGTGTAGCCTTAGCCGGTGCAGGAGTCGCCACGGCGGGAATGATTGGTTTTGTTGGTTTAATTGCACCCCATTTAGGCAGACAGTTAGTAGGTACAAATCATGAAGGCTTGATTCCTACCTCTGCATTGTTAGGGGGAGTGATTGTTGTCGCCGCAGATTTGCTAGGCAGAACCTTGTTTGCACCTATAGAAATTCCTTGTGGGGTCGTGACGGCTGCTATTGGTGCGCCTTATTTTCTCTATTTGTTAATTCGTAATCGGAAGAAGTAG
- a CDS encoding protein-S-isoprenylcysteine O-methyltransferase, with protein sequence MCGSLGLWRLTLLLVQHGMNSALISQLKQILMNMNTVSLKIVFMICLVTIYSIRFSYQRRNKNNSIIIDKKTSLEKFVLFLTSIGMLFLPVIYVLTPFLEFANYRLPIWANITGIFVFLMGIWMFWRSHDDLGINWSPTLEVREGHTLITNGIYQKIRHPMYTSIWLWVIAQALLLDNWLAGFSGIISYGFLYFARINNEE encoded by the coding sequence GTGTGCGGTTCTTTAGGACTGTGGCGATTGACTCTGCTTCTAGTACAGCACGGCATGAATAGTGCTTTGATTAGCCAACTAAAACAAATACTGATGAACATGAACACCGTATCATTAAAAATTGTTTTCATGATTTGTTTGGTAACAATTTACAGTATTCGCTTTTCATATCAGCGAAGAAATAAGAATAATTCTATTATCATCGACAAAAAAACTTCGCTAGAAAAGTTTGTTTTGTTCCTGACATCTATCGGGATGTTATTTCTACCCGTTATTTATGTCCTCACACCATTCCTCGAATTTGCTAATTACAGATTACCAATTTGGGCAAATATTACAGGCATTTTTGTATTCCTGATGGGGATATGGATGTTTTGGCGATCGCATGATGATTTAGGTATTAATTGGTCGCCTACACTAGAAGTAAGGGAAGGACATACTCTCATCACCAACGGAATTTATCAAAAAATTCGGCATCCCATGTATACATCTATTTGGTTGTGGGTAATTGCCCAAGCGTTATTACTAGATAACTGGCTAGCTGGATTTTCGGGAATCATATCCTATGGATTTTTATACTTTGCTCGTATCAATAATGAAGAATAA
- a CDS encoding PepSY-associated TM helix domain-containing protein, with protein MVGLTGSVLVFQREIDQFLVSQQFGQIIAQGYRLSLISILENVKTAYASQPNLKISSINTLPNPLVPYRVFLQAPKDKWLEVFVNPYTGTIMGSRDWDQTLIGYTFKLHYQLLAGDTGTIIVGVVAFVLLIVSISGIILWPGWRRFISGFKIKWNAHPQRVNFDIHKVAGIIAGIFLSMIAFTGVCWNFWDFSRPLIHTVTMTPIPPTPVSQPIKGKLSLSLGEILQQADTAFPGAVTTYISLPQTPEEVFRIGKKLPQETTPYGSSRIYLDQYTGAVVQLKNGLQPSRADRILDSFTPIHYGTFWGLPSRIFYVFVGLTPLILFITGFIMWRYRPQNKDKSAVTKEFVH; from the coding sequence ATTGTCGGCTTAACTGGTAGTGTACTAGTTTTTCAAAGAGAAATTGACCAATTCCTAGTCAGTCAGCAATTTGGACAAATCATTGCCCAAGGCTATCGCTTATCTCTAATATCTATATTGGAGAACGTCAAAACCGCCTATGCTTCCCAACCCAATCTTAAAATCTCCAGTATCAACACACTTCCTAACCCTCTAGTCCCTTATCGTGTCTTCTTGCAAGCACCTAAAGATAAATGGTTGGAAGTTTTTGTTAATCCCTACACTGGCACAATTATGGGTTCTCGTGATTGGGATCAAACCCTAATTGGCTATACTTTTAAACTTCACTACCAACTGCTTGCAGGTGACACTGGTACAATCATCGTCGGGGTTGTCGCCTTTGTACTGTTGATTGTTAGTATCTCTGGAATTATTCTCTGGCCTGGTTGGCGCAGATTTATTTCAGGGTTCAAAATTAAGTGGAATGCTCATCCCCAGCGAGTCAACTTTGATATTCATAAAGTTGCAGGTATTATTGCAGGTATCTTCTTGAGTATGATAGCCTTCACAGGTGTGTGCTGGAATTTTTGGGACTTCTCCAGACCTCTCATCCATACTGTGACAATGACTCCCATTCCTCCCACACCTGTGTCTCAACCCATCAAAGGAAAATTATCTTTGAGTCTGGGTGAAATTCTCCAACAAGCCGATACTGCTTTTCCTGGTGCTGTTACTACCTACATTAGCCTACCGCAAACACCAGAAGAAGTATTCAGAATAGGGAAAAAATTACCGCAAGAAACAACGCCCTATGGTAGCTCTCGGATTTACCTAGACCAGTATACAGGTGCAGTAGTACAACTGAAAAATGGTTTGCAACCATCACGAGCCGACCGCATTCTAGACTCTTTTACACCCATACATTACGGAACTTTTTGGGGATTACCATCTCGGATTTTCTACGTTTTCGTAGGACTTACGCCACTGATTTTATTTATCACGGGATTTATCATGTGGCGATATCGTCCTCAAAATAAAGATAAATCAGCCGTGACCAAAGAATTTGTACATTAG
- a CDS encoding TonB-dependent siderophore receptor, with product MLIKPVLLHHLCLAAIVSILTSNHFVRAEVNTTQNKTPRLSKSVPMLVQAPTNEVVQVTGVKANPTEKGVEVILQTTVGDKLQLVNSSQGNAYIADIPNAQLRLPNGDAFTFSSPKPREGINEITVTNLDANTIRVTVTGEAGLPVVELFDSDEGLILGVVSAAPPQTQATPTPEPEQPSAATDQPIELVVTGEQDSYRVTNAATATKTDTALRDIPQSIQVIPRQVIEDQRATQLNEALRNVSGVQPSNSAGRTRDRFVIRGFDDFNSVIRDGFKENTSAYRETANIERIEVLKGPASVLFGQLEPGGVVNIITKQPQREPFLTMGLEAGSYGFFRPTVDFNSPLNDSKTLRLRVNAAVEVSESFRDFDKETSRFFIAPVLAWDIGNRTSLVFDLEYLKDSRPFDRGLVALGDRVADIPFNRILGEPFDSKEVEDLRIGTRFEHGFNDNWKLRSALRIVSTQTSSFVTEPDSLDETTGLLSRGFGVDRPTPDETYAFQTDLIGKFKTGAIEHELVVGFDFNRQTNFVDDRRSAPAPAIDIFNPVYLTARPNIESDPFRGLFAADNIGIYIQDQIKLAENLKLLIGGRYDFTNQSFLSIVDGVKFFDISDQAFSPRIGIVYQPITPLSLYASYSRSFAQNFGIQQDNSRIEPERGTQYEVGVRGEFLDGKLITSLAGYQITKTNVATPDPADLNFSIPVGEVRSRGIEFDIAGELAKGWNIIASYAYTDAKITEDNTDVEGNRLNRVPENSASIWTTYELQSGALQGLGMGVGLFFVGERQGDLSNSFTVPGYTRTDAALFYRRDNWNLGLNFKNIFDVNYIESTTSRTSIDAGIPFTVIGSLSVKF from the coding sequence ATGTTGATTAAACCAGTATTATTGCATCATTTGTGTTTGGCGGCGATAGTATCAATATTAACTAGTAATCACTTTGTACGGGCAGAGGTAAATACAACACAAAATAAAACTCCGCGACTGAGTAAAAGTGTTCCAATGCTGGTTCAAGCACCAACAAATGAAGTTGTGCAAGTGACGGGAGTGAAGGCGAATCCCACAGAAAAAGGTGTGGAGGTGATTTTACAGACTACCGTTGGCGATAAGTTACAACTGGTAAATAGTAGTCAAGGTAACGCATATATTGCTGATATTCCTAATGCACAGTTACGCTTACCTAATGGTGATGCTTTTACTTTCAGTTCCCCAAAACCACGGGAGGGAATTAATGAGATCACAGTCACCAATCTGGATGCTAACACTATCCGGGTGACAGTCACAGGTGAGGCGGGATTACCTGTAGTAGAGTTATTTGATAGTGATGAGGGTTTGATTTTGGGGGTGGTAAGTGCAGCACCGCCACAGACACAAGCTACACCAACACCAGAACCAGAACAACCTTCAGCCGCAACTGATCAGCCAATTGAATTGGTAGTAACAGGAGAACAGGATAGCTATCGTGTAACGAATGCTGCAACTGCTACTAAAACTGATACAGCCTTGCGGGACATTCCCCAATCAATTCAAGTGATTCCTCGTCAGGTGATTGAGGATCAACGCGCTACCCAGTTGAATGAAGCATTACGGAATGTGAGTGGTGTACAGCCATCCAACAGTGCGGGGAGAACCCGCGATCGCTTTGTGATTCGTGGATTTGATGATTTTAACTCGGTAATTCGGGATGGTTTTAAAGAAAATACCTCTGCATATAGAGAAACTGCCAATATTGAACGCATAGAAGTATTAAAAGGCCCGGCTTCTGTATTATTTGGACAACTAGAACCAGGGGGAGTGGTTAACATCATTACCAAGCAACCCCAGAGAGAACCATTTTTAACTATGGGTTTAGAGGCGGGAAGTTATGGTTTTTTCCGTCCGACAGTTGATTTTAACAGTCCTCTCAATGACTCTAAAACCTTGCGGTTGCGAGTTAATGCAGCAGTGGAAGTTTCTGAATCCTTCCGCGACTTTGACAAAGAGACTAGCCGCTTTTTTATTGCGCCTGTATTAGCGTGGGACATTGGGAATCGCACAAGTTTAGTGTTTGACCTAGAATATTTAAAAGACTCTCGACCATTTGATCGGGGTTTAGTAGCATTAGGCGATCGCGTTGCTGACATTCCCTTCAATCGCATCTTAGGCGAACCCTTTGACTCTAAAGAAGTAGAAGATTTACGGATTGGTACACGTTTTGAGCATGGCTTCAATGATAACTGGAAACTCCGCTCTGCCTTGCGAATTGTCTCCACACAAACATCTAGTTTTGTAACTGAACCCGATAGTTTGGATGAAACTACAGGTTTATTATCTCGTGGTTTTGGTGTAGATCGACCAACACCTGATGAAACCTACGCTTTTCAAACTGATTTGATCGGTAAATTTAAAACTGGTGCAATTGAACACGAACTTGTAGTTGGCTTTGACTTCAACCGTCAAACTAACTTCGTTGACGATCGCCGCAGCGCACCCGCACCCGCTATTGATATTTTCAACCCAGTCTATTTGACTGCTAGACCTAATATAGAATCAGATCCGTTTCGGGGTTTATTTGCAGCAGATAACATTGGTATCTATATCCAAGACCAAATTAAACTGGCAGAAAATCTCAAACTCCTCATTGGCGGACGTTATGATTTTACCAATCAAAGTTTCCTGAGTATTGTAGATGGTGTGAAATTCTTTGATATATCCGATCAAGCATTTAGCCCCCGGATAGGAATAGTATATCAACCAATTACACCCCTCTCTCTTTACGCCAGTTATAGCCGTTCCTTCGCGCAAAACTTTGGCATTCAACAGGACAACTCACGCATAGAACCAGAACGAGGAACACAATACGAAGTTGGTGTGAGAGGAGAATTTTTAGATGGTAAATTGATTACGAGTTTAGCGGGTTATCAGATTACCAAAACCAATGTTGCCACACCAGACCCCGCAGATTTAAACTTTTCTATTCCCGTTGGCGAAGTGCGAAGTCGAGGGATTGAATTTGATATTGCTGGAGAACTGGCTAAAGGCTGGAACATTATTGCTTCCTATGCCTATACAGATGCCAAGATTACAGAAGATAATACCGATGTGGAAGGAAATCGTCTCAATCGAGTGCCAGAAAATAGTGCTAGTATTTGGACAACCTACGAATTGCAAAGTGGGGCTTTGCAAGGTTTGGGTATGGGTGTGGGACTATTTTTCGTAGGTGAACGTCAAGGAGACTTAAGTAATTCCTTTACCGTTCCCGGCTACACCCGCACTGATGCTGCTTTGTTCTATCGTCGAGATAACTGGAATCTAGGTCTCAATTTTAAAAACATTTTTGATGTTAACTATATTGAGTCCACCACATCCCGCACATCAATTGATGCTGGTATTCCTTTTACGGTTATTGGTTCGTTGTCTGTAAAATTTTAA
- a CDS encoding FecCD family ABC transporter permease: MTRATTASPKNWNPPKISPLVGLILGILILLTCLVYSVTLGAAEIPLNKILESFITFDGSYEHLVIQTVRLPRSLVALLVGSALAVAGALMQGLTRNPLADPGILGIESGAALAVVATTFVFGSSSLSLLTIVAFVGAGVTAILVYFLGSLGPGGATPLNITIAGAAITALISSLTTAILIVSQRTLEEIRFWLAGSLAGRDFNILLSALPFVVVGLVVAFALGRQITTMSLGEDVAKGLGQETAWVKITTAISVVLLAGSSVSLAGPIGFIGLVVPHMVRFFIKADYRWILPYSAVVGATLLLVADVAARILLKPQELPVGVMTALVGAPFFVYLAKSKVKK; encoded by the coding sequence ATGACAAGAGCAACCACAGCATCACCAAAGAACTGGAATCCACCCAAAATATCGCCATTAGTGGGTCTGATTCTAGGCATACTGATTCTGCTAACTTGTTTGGTGTATAGTGTTACATTGGGTGCAGCAGAAATACCGTTAAACAAGATTCTGGAATCCTTTATCACCTTTGATGGTTCTTATGAACATTTAGTCATTCAGACGGTGAGATTACCGCGATCGCTTGTTGCTCTTTTGGTAGGATCAGCCTTAGCAGTCGCCGGGGCATTAATGCAGGGTTTGACACGCAACCCCCTAGCCGATCCAGGGATTTTGGGGATTGAATCGGGGGCTGCATTGGCTGTAGTTGCTACAACTTTTGTGTTTGGCAGCTCGTCTTTGAGTCTGTTGACTATTGTGGCCTTTGTGGGTGCAGGAGTCACCGCCATATTAGTCTACTTCCTTGGTTCTCTGGGGCCAGGAGGAGCTACACCATTAAATATCACCATAGCAGGCGCGGCGATCACGGCTCTGATTTCTTCCCTCACCACAGCTATTCTCATCGTCAGTCAACGCACCTTAGAAGAAATTAGATTTTGGTTGGCTGGTTCTTTAGCTGGAAGGGATTTCAACATATTATTGTCAGCATTGCCTTTCGTTGTTGTTGGCTTAGTAGTAGCCTTTGCCTTGGGTAGACAAATTACAACTATGAGTCTGGGTGAAGACGTAGCTAAAGGCTTGGGTCAAGAGACAGCTTGGGTGAAAATTACGACAGCCATCAGCGTTGTTTTACTGGCGGGAAGTTCCGTATCCCTGGCCGGGCCAATTGGCTTTATTGGCTTAGTTGTTCCCCACATGGTGAGGTTTTTCATCAAAGCTGATTACCGTTGGATTTTGCCTTACTCCGCAGTAGTAGGAGCAACTTTACTCTTAGTTGCTGATGTCGCTGCGCGTATCTTACTCAAACCTCAAGAATTACCCGTGGGAGTAATGACAGCACTAGTTGGTGCGCCCTTTTTTGTCTACTTGGCTAAGTCAAAGGTGAAGAAATGA